In the Flavobacterium acetivorans genome, one interval contains:
- a CDS encoding serine hydrolase domain-containing protein, whose product MKKSAIRIVLVFLILLGASCRSVKKSSKSFDTKRNEAYIDSIMNNALEKGFFPGAQIVVGSKDSIFILKNYGYQDYSKQQQVKTADVYDLASMSKVLGATLVAMRLVGDDKINLEDKLGDAVAVYKNTAIADLTLFELLTHTTGLKSGITFYQSLLSTSDGLPFLSNQQSENYPNLFDNMYVNKNIVYDAKYLSFEPKDNYIQIYRNMWLNPEFYKTVYEKIALANTNPRGNYLYSDLNLILAQQMMEAKTGLKLDQLTRAIYNELGITKIGYNPLKWTTVQDVIPTEIDNFFRKDTIKGYVHDEAAALLGGVSGNAGLFANATSISVICQMLLNNGKYQGKQILKAKVVKAFTKSPLAKKGIYRGLGFDKRKPDGFYKKNDFGHTGFTGTFFFLNPDNNRFLIILSNRVNPSRTNRLMYKDDFCPKIWKLINN is encoded by the coding sequence ATGAAAAAGTCAGCAATTAGAATAGTCCTTGTTTTTTTGATTCTTTTAGGAGCCAGTTGCCGTTCGGTAAAAAAATCAAGTAAATCTTTCGATACAAAACGGAATGAAGCCTACATCGATTCTATTATGAATAATGCGCTCGAAAAAGGTTTTTTTCCGGGCGCACAAATTGTTGTTGGTAGCAAAGATTCTATTTTTATATTGAAAAATTACGGCTATCAGGATTATTCAAAACAACAACAAGTGAAAACAGCCGATGTGTACGATTTGGCTTCTATGTCCAAAGTTTTGGGAGCAACTTTAGTAGCAATGCGGTTAGTTGGTGATGATAAAATAAACTTAGAAGATAAATTAGGTGATGCCGTTGCGGTATATAAAAATACAGCCATTGCTGATTTGACACTTTTTGAATTACTGACGCATACAACAGGGCTAAAATCAGGAATCACTTTTTATCAAAGCCTACTTTCTACATCCGATGGATTACCATTTTTAAGCAATCAACAATCAGAGAATTATCCAAATTTATTTGATAATATGTATGTAAACAAAAATATAGTTTACGATGCAAAATATTTGTCTTTCGAACCAAAAGACAATTATATTCAGATTTATAGAAACATGTGGTTAAATCCTGAATTTTATAAAACAGTTTATGAAAAAATAGCTTTGGCTAATACCAATCCTCGGGGGAATTATTTGTATAGTGATCTAAATTTGATATTAGCACAACAAATGATGGAAGCAAAAACAGGTTTGAAACTCGATCAATTAACTAGAGCGATTTATAATGAATTAGGCATTACAAAAATAGGATATAATCCTTTGAAATGGACCACTGTACAAGATGTTATTCCTACAGAAATTGATAATTTTTTTAGAAAAGACACTATTAAAGGCTATGTGCATGATGAAGCGGCTGCCCTTTTAGGAGGCGTTTCAGGAAATGCGGGTTTGTTTGCAAATGCAACATCCATCTCGGTAATATGTCAAATGTTACTTAATAATGGGAAGTATCAGGGAAAACAAATTTTAAAAGCTAAGGTGGTTAAGGCATTTACAAAATCACCTTTGGCTAAAAAAGGGATTTATCGCGGACTCGGTTTTGATAAGCGCAAACCAGATGGATTTTATAAGAAAAATGATTTTGGTCATACTGGTTTTACGGGAACTTTTTTCTTTTTAAATCCGGATAATAATCGATTTCTGATTATTCTTAGCAATCGTGTAAATCCTTCTAGAACCAACAGATTAATGTATAAAGATGATTTTTGCCCGAAAATTTGGAAACTGATAAACAATTAG
- a CDS encoding beta-N-acetylhexosaminidase yields the protein MKKSIPLIAVFLSFLNILQAQKLDIIPKPVKIEQQEKVFVIPSSVKIIVDKRMQKSTDYIGAGLLKNAGINSIVTTGNTHKKNAISFLIDEKMNIPNDGYELKVTKKGIFVKGKSLNGVLNGFQTLLQICSAKEVKKGTIPFVKIEDYPRFEWRGMMLDVSRQFFDKGTVKNYIDWLAAHKMNIFHWHLTDDNGWRVEIKSMPDLTLKGAWRGPGEVLLPSYGSGNKRYGGYYTQDDIKEVVAYASERGVSIMPEIEIPGHSRAVTASYPEIGCVTTQETKSVQGEVKNVWCVGREENFEILDGIIKEFTEMFPFEYIHIAGDEVNRANWEHCPKCKGVMEKEGYTDTFQLQNYFFKRMEKIVEKYGRKAAGWNEIMKGGVLSPKTEIFAWQGISYGIESVKKGHPTIMIPGQYTYFDMAQSENERGHRWAAITDTKRVYSFEPIPQNDLSLDEQKLIKGVQGALWSEYLDLPTRFMEYQSYPRISALSEIGWSKKEYKNWDDFYGRLTNSHLQRLANMGIAFRDFPPTAIYKSGSITVTPPYEGAVVRYDTQGNEPTRQSPLYTNPIQTKEYEKYMFRTFFNEDTASPAVKAEKLPVATWSTSKIEILNVSENISENIDKNGIWYLTFDPAADGTNNGVIRAISLFENDKLIQTYSEDRALKSKPRLRFVIDNYNDKNSYRLDFTVENKEAKESAAKVNFNCSPYLEPEVKVTSSMVENPKFPFTRLEDYNVESYLRTDVPCANGDWILYTFTNPVVSSKIDVLTGIPHHPRFIINDGYVEYSYNGVDFIKGENFDYGNASIYPKQPVKAIKIVITGTNNEPIMAAQDLRINP from the coding sequence ATGAAAAAAAGTATACCGTTAATTGCTGTTTTCTTGAGTTTCCTGAATATTTTACAGGCTCAGAAACTAGATATAATTCCAAAGCCTGTAAAGATAGAACAGCAAGAAAAAGTATTTGTAATTCCATCATCTGTAAAGATAATCGTTGATAAAAGAATGCAAAAAAGTACGGATTACATTGGCGCTGGTCTTTTGAAAAATGCAGGGATTAATTCAATTGTTACAACTGGAAATACTCATAAAAAAAATGCAATATCATTTTTGATAGATGAAAAAATGAATATCCCAAATGATGGTTATGAATTGAAAGTAACTAAAAAGGGGATTTTTGTAAAAGGAAAATCTTTAAACGGAGTCTTGAATGGTTTTCAGACTTTACTCCAAATTTGTTCTGCAAAAGAGGTGAAAAAAGGCACGATCCCTTTTGTGAAAATAGAGGATTATCCTCGTTTTGAATGGCGCGGAATGATGCTAGATGTATCAAGACAGTTTTTTGATAAAGGAACCGTTAAAAATTATATTGATTGGTTAGCAGCACATAAAATGAATATTTTTCATTGGCATCTTACAGACGATAACGGCTGGAGAGTTGAGATTAAATCAATGCCAGACCTAACTTTAAAGGGAGCTTGGAGGGGGCCGGGAGAAGTATTGTTGCCATCATACGGTTCTGGAAATAAACGTTACGGAGGCTATTATACGCAGGACGATATAAAAGAAGTGGTGGCTTATGCTTCAGAGCGTGGTGTTTCGATTATGCCAGAAATCGAAATTCCAGGACACTCTCGTGCTGTAACCGCATCTTATCCAGAAATAGGTTGCGTAACCACACAGGAAACCAAAAGTGTTCAAGGAGAAGTTAAAAATGTATGGTGTGTAGGGCGAGAAGAAAATTTCGAAATCTTAGATGGTATAATTAAAGAATTTACGGAAATGTTCCCCTTTGAGTATATTCATATTGCAGGTGACGAGGTGAACCGTGCTAATTGGGAACACTGTCCTAAATGTAAAGGGGTTATGGAAAAGGAAGGATACACTGATACTTTTCAATTGCAAAATTATTTCTTTAAACGGATGGAAAAAATTGTAGAAAAGTATGGTAGAAAAGCGGCTGGTTGGAACGAAATTATGAAAGGCGGGGTTCTGAGCCCAAAAACCGAAATTTTTGCATGGCAAGGTATAAGTTACGGAATCGAATCTGTTAAAAAGGGTCACCCAACAATTATGATTCCGGGACAATACACCTATTTTGATATGGCGCAGTCTGAAAATGAACGAGGCCATCGTTGGGCTGCTATTACAGATACTAAACGAGTATATTCGTTTGAACCAATTCCTCAAAATGATTTATCATTAGATGAGCAAAAATTAATAAAAGGAGTTCAAGGAGCTTTGTGGAGTGAATATCTCGATCTCCCAACACGATTTATGGAATACCAAAGTTACCCAAGAATTAGTGCTTTGTCGGAAATTGGATGGTCTAAAAAAGAGTACAAAAATTGGGATGATTTCTACGGCAGGTTAACAAATAGCCATTTACAACGTTTAGCAAATATGGGAATTGCTTTTAGAGATTTTCCGCCTACAGCAATTTATAAAAGCGGAAGTATTACAGTAACTCCACCTTATGAAGGAGCGGTTGTACGCTATGATACGCAAGGAAATGAACCTACAAGACAGTCACCTTTATATACAAATCCAATTCAGACAAAAGAGTATGAGAAATACATGTTTCGTACTTTTTTTAATGAAGATACAGCAAGCCCAGCTGTAAAAGCAGAGAAGCTTCCAGTAGCAACTTGGAGCACTTCAAAAATCGAAATTTTAAATGTTTCGGAGAATATTTCTGAAAATATCGATAAAAACGGGATTTGGTACCTGACTTTTGATCCAGCAGCCGATGGAACAAATAATGGAGTAATAAGAGCAATTTCACTTTTTGAAAATGATAAATTAATACAAACATATTCAGAAGATAGAGCATTAAAATCAAAACCCCGTTTGCGATTTGTAATTGATAATTACAATGATAAAAACAGCTATCGTTTAGATTTTACGGTTGAAAATAAAGAAGCAAAAGAATCTGCTGCGAAGGTAAATTTCAATTGCTCACCTTATTTAGAGCCGGAGGTGAAAGTTACTTCATCGATGGTTGAAAACCCGAAATTCCCATTCACAAGATTAGAAGACTATAATGTAGAAAGCTATTTACGCACCGATGTTCCGTGTGCAAATGGTGATTGGATTTTATACACTTTTACCAATCCAGTTGTTTCATCTAAAATTGATGTGTTGACAGGAATACCGCACCACCCGAGATTTATTATAAATGATGGCTATGTTGAGTATTCTTACAACGGAGTTGATTTTATAAAAGGGGAGAATTTTGATTATGGGAATGCTTCCATTTATCCGAAACAACCTGTAAAAGCAATAAAAATTGTGATTACAGGAACAAATAACGAGCCTATTATGGCAGCTCAGGATTTAAGAATTAACCCTTAA
- a CDS encoding FAD-binding and (Fe-S)-binding domain-containing protein yields the protein MSHSLQLQQLSDSLEGTLFYDELYTTIYATDASAYRIKPVAVAIPKTEDDIVKIIRFANQNKISITPRTAGTSLAGQTVGNGIIVDVSKYFTKIVSFDPKNKTVTVQPGVIRDELNLFLKPHGLFFGPNTSTSNRCMIGGMVGNNSSGTTSIRYGVTRDKIVEIKAVLSDGSIAVFNEMSSEEFIEKTKGDSLESKIYKTIYEELSSTENQKEIVKEFPKPEIHRRNTGYAVDLLLKSELFSGTEKTINVGELLCGSEGTLAFTTEITLKVDKIPPTNSVMVVAHFHSIQESLEAVVTAMKHHLYTCEMMDDTILNCTKTNREQAKNRFFIQGDPKAVIMLEVASHYSMKDAEEQANELIADLEKNNFGYALPKIYGADIDKINELRKAGLGLLGSIVGDDKAADSIEDTAVELSDLPNYIAEFSAMMERHGQSAIYYAHAGAGELHLRPVLNLKTKEGLHQFRNIATEVAILVKKYRGSLSGEHGDGIVRGEFLPFMIGDKNYELLKRIKNAFDPNAILNIGKIVNASKMDENLRVEAGRVEPDIKTIQDFSDSMGILRAAEKCNGSGDCRKLPSAGGTLCPSYRATRNEKDTTRARANALREYLTHSEKDNKFDHEELYKVFELCVSCKACASECPSNVDVATLKSEFLYQYQKANGFSIRNKIFAFNSKLNKLGSIAPSMTNFVANLGLVKKGMGIASKRQVPLLAPTTFRKWYEKNKKAAESSSFENGKVYLFCDEFTNYYDVSVGIDAYELLTKIGYEVIVIDHEESGRAFISKGFLEEAQVVANKNVAIFKDLISENTPLIGIEPSAILTFRDEYIRLAKDKASAEKLSKNTFTIEEFFKREITKGKIHSEQFSDVEKTIKIHGHCHQKSLSTIEASFAMLNLPKNSVVTIYNSGCCGMAGSFGYEKEHYEISMQMGEDTLFPKIRTTEPTTAIAAAGTSCRHQIFDGTNRKAMHPVTILRDCLK from the coding sequence ATGTCTCACTCTCTCCAATTGCAACAATTATCCGATTCGCTAGAAGGAACACTTTTCTATGACGAACTTTATACTACAATATATGCGACTGATGCTTCGGCTTATAGAATTAAGCCAGTTGCTGTAGCGATTCCAAAAACCGAAGACGATATTGTAAAAATTATTCGCTTCGCTAATCAAAATAAGATTTCAATTACTCCTAGAACGGCAGGAACTTCTCTTGCAGGACAAACGGTAGGTAATGGGATAATTGTGGATGTCTCTAAATATTTTACAAAGATTGTGTCTTTTGACCCCAAAAATAAAACCGTTACTGTTCAACCGGGTGTGATTCGTGATGAACTAAATTTATTTTTAAAACCACATGGCTTGTTTTTTGGACCAAACACTTCTACTTCTAATAGATGTATGATTGGCGGTATGGTTGGGAATAACTCTTCGGGTACTACATCGATTCGTTATGGAGTCACGCGGGATAAAATTGTGGAGATAAAAGCGGTTTTAAGCGACGGAAGTATTGCTGTATTTAATGAAATGTCTTCGGAGGAATTTATAGAAAAGACCAAAGGAGATTCACTCGAAAGTAAAATCTACAAAACAATTTACGAGGAACTTTCAAGTACAGAAAACCAGAAGGAAATTGTAAAAGAGTTTCCGAAACCCGAAATTCATAGACGAAATACAGGGTATGCAGTAGATTTATTGTTGAAATCAGAGCTTTTTTCCGGAACTGAAAAAACAATAAATGTAGGTGAATTGCTTTGCGGAAGTGAAGGAACTTTGGCGTTTACGACAGAAATCACTTTGAAAGTGGATAAGATTCCGCCAACGAATAGTGTTATGGTCGTTGCGCATTTTCATAGTATTCAAGAAAGTTTGGAGGCTGTTGTGACGGCAATGAAACATCATTTGTATACCTGTGAAATGATGGATGATACGATTTTGAATTGTACCAAAACCAACAGAGAACAGGCCAAAAACAGGTTTTTCATTCAAGGCGATCCTAAGGCGGTTATTATGCTCGAAGTAGCCTCACATTATAGTATGAAAGATGCCGAAGAACAAGCCAATGAATTGATTGCAGATCTCGAAAAAAATAATTTTGGTTATGCTTTACCTAAAATTTACGGTGCCGATATTGATAAAATAAACGAGTTGCGAAAAGCAGGTTTAGGACTTTTAGGGAGTATTGTAGGAGACGATAAAGCAGCCGATTCCATAGAAGATACGGCAGTTGAGTTAAGTGATTTACCAAATTATATCGCCGAATTCTCGGCTATGATGGAGCGTCACGGTCAAAGCGCTATTTATTATGCACATGCCGGAGCCGGCGAATTGCATTTGAGGCCCGTTCTGAATTTAAAAACAAAAGAAGGATTGCACCAATTTAGAAACATTGCTACCGAAGTGGCTATTTTGGTAAAAAAATACAGAGGTTCACTAAGCGGGGAACACGGCGACGGAATTGTTCGTGGCGAGTTTTTGCCATTTATGATTGGAGATAAGAATTATGAATTGCTCAAACGAATAAAAAATGCCTTTGATCCGAATGCCATTTTAAACATTGGAAAAATTGTAAATGCTTCCAAAATGGACGAGAATCTTAGAGTAGAAGCAGGAAGAGTAGAACCGGATATCAAAACAATTCAAGATTTTTCTGATAGTATGGGAATTTTACGCGCTGCAGAGAAATGCAATGGTTCCGGTGATTGCAGGAAATTGCCTTCGGCTGGAGGAACTTTGTGTCCGAGTTATCGTGCCACGCGAAACGAAAAAGATACCACTCGCGCCAGAGCTAATGCGCTTAGAGAATATTTGACCCATTCTGAGAAAGACAATAAATTCGATCACGAAGAATTGTATAAGGTATTTGAATTGTGTGTGAGCTGTAAAGCCTGCGCCAGCGAATGTCCGAGTAATGTGGATGTAGCAACTTTAAAATCGGAGTTCTTGTACCAATATCAAAAAGCAAACGGCTTTTCAATCCGTAACAAAATATTTGCTTTTAATTCTAAACTCAATAAGTTGGGAAGCATTGCACCATCGATGACTAATTTTGTAGCCAATTTAGGTTTGGTTAAAAAAGGCATGGGAATAGCATCCAAAAGACAAGTTCCTTTATTGGCTCCAACGACTTTTAGAAAATGGTACGAAAAAAATAAAAAAGCAGCAGAAAGCAGTTCTTTTGAAAACGGAAAAGTTTATCTTTTTTGTGATGAATTTACCAATTATTATGATGTTTCAGTTGGTATTGATGCCTATGAATTATTAACCAAAATAGGTTACGAAGTGATTGTAATAGATCATGAAGAAAGCGGAAGAGCTTTTATATCCAAAGGTTTTCTGGAAGAAGCGCAAGTTGTTGCCAATAAAAATGTGGCTATTTTTAAGGATTTAATTTCAGAAAATACTCCTTTGATTGGAATTGAACCTTCGGCGATTTTGACTTTCAGAGACGAATACATTCGATTAGCAAAAGACAAAGCGAGTGCCGAAAAATTGTCGAAAAATACATTTACTATCGAGGAATTTTTCAAAAGAGAAATAACAAAAGGGAAAATTCATTCTGAACAATTTTCGGATGTGGAGAAAACAATAAAAATTCACGGGCACTGCCATCAAAAGTCATTGAGTACTATTGAAGCTTCTTTTGCCATGTTGAATTTGCCCAAAAACAGCGTGGTTACCATATATAATTCAGGTTGTTGCGGTATGGCGGGTTCTTTCGGTTATGAAAAAGAGCATTATGAAATCAGTATGCAAATGGGTGAAGATACTTTGTTTCCAAAAATCCGGACAACTGAGCCCACAACAGCGATTGCTGCTGCTGGAACATCTTGCCGTCATCAGATTTTTGACGGAACGAATAGAAAAGCCATGCATCCGGTGACCATTTTGAGAGATTGTTTGAAATAA
- a CDS encoding exo-beta-N-acetylmuramidase NamZ family protein, with translation MKKLTLICMLIATVSFAQNIKTGAENYKEYLPILKGKTIGIVTNQTGIIDKKTHLVDFLVEKKIKIKTIFAPEHGFRGTADAGEHVSDEVDSKTGLSIASLYGKNNKPSQEQLKGIDVMVFDLQDVGTRLYTYVSTMHRIMEACAENNIPLIVMDRPNPNIAIVDGPVLDIAFQSGIGMHRTPLLHGMTLGEQAKMINGEKWLKDGIQCKLTVIPCLNYNRSMSYSLPVRPSPNLPNDQSINLYVSLCLFEGTNISMGRGTEKQFQIYGSPDLPKSDFVFTPKPNFGDKDPLYNGIECNGEDLSAIPRINRLEIKWLIKAYQSCLDKSKFFDKRKFSIRAGNDKLQQQIEAGISEEEIRNSWNDGLRDFKKMRKQYLIYRN, from the coding sequence ATGAAAAAACTAACCCTAATTTGCATGTTGATTGCAACAGTTTCTTTTGCGCAAAATATAAAAACCGGTGCCGAAAATTATAAAGAATATCTGCCTATTTTGAAAGGTAAAACTATTGGTATTGTAACCAACCAGACGGGTATTATTGACAAGAAAACCCATCTGGTTGATTTTTTAGTTGAAAAGAAAATAAAGATAAAAACCATTTTCGCCCCAGAACACGGATTTCGTGGTACTGCTGATGCTGGTGAGCATGTCTCGGATGAAGTTGATAGTAAAACGGGTTTATCCATTGCATCGCTTTATGGAAAAAACAATAAACCAAGTCAGGAGCAACTGAAAGGTATTGATGTTATGGTTTTTGATTTGCAGGATGTTGGAACTAGATTGTATACTTACGTTTCTACGATGCATAGAATAATGGAAGCGTGCGCAGAGAATAACATTCCGCTAATTGTAATGGATCGTCCCAATCCAAATATTGCGATTGTTGATGGTCCGGTTTTAGATATTGCTTTTCAAAGTGGCATAGGTATGCACCGAACACCTTTGTTACACGGAATGACTTTGGGAGAACAAGCTAAAATGATCAATGGTGAGAAATGGCTAAAAGATGGTATTCAATGTAAATTGACTGTAATTCCTTGTTTGAATTACAACAGAAGTATGAGTTATAGTTTGCCTGTTAGACCTTCTCCTAATTTGCCTAATGACCAATCTATCAATTTATATGTTAGTTTGTGCCTTTTTGAAGGAACGAATATTAGTATGGGACGTGGAACCGAAAAACAATTTCAAATTTATGGTTCTCCTGATTTGCCAAAAAGTGATTTTGTATTTACTCCCAAGCCTAATTTTGGAGACAAAGACCCTTTGTACAATGGAATAGAATGTAATGGTGAGGATTTATCGGCAATTCCAAGAATTAACAGACTGGAAATAAAATGGCTCATCAAAGCGTATCAATCGTGTTTAGATAAGTCAAAATTTTTCGATAAAAGAAAGTTTTCAATACGAGCTGGAAATGATAAACTACAGCAACAAATTGAAGCAGGAATTTCAGAAGAAGAAATCAGAAATAGCTGGAATGATGGTTTGCGTGATTTTAAAAAAATGAGAAAACAGTATCTGATTTATAGAAATTAA
- a CDS encoding PQQ-binding-like beta-propeller repeat protein, which yields MKYLYSKILLLFIIISGFSQEIKKSADIKFVQLTDLHVSVGNENDFLLQNIVKEINNSTNEFVVVTGDLTNRGADDELNQVHSILSSLKIPYYVISGNHETNWSESAGLTYKKLWGDDRFVFSKGEYLFIGFPCGPYMKMGDGFVKYEDILWLDKTVKDSIKSGNKKVLNFAHYPLDNSVSNYKDVLSVLAKYPTVASFCGHGHTLKKYDFSGLSGIMGASITSRDGKTKSYNEVIISNDSISIYQKELAKAGVFKFSVPTKPSKIEIEKESEKDFPPFVKDIASVYSVPCFDKKNIYFANSIGEVQSMSLKSKTLNWKTETGNSIYFAPIIVKNNLVVGTIEGNILAFDKQSGKQKWNVPVGGVLVGSPIVKNDKIYTASSTAFICIDAVNGKIIWQNKLPLSYSQGIPLIQGDKIIFGAWDTNLYCLNINTGELIWKWNNGNDKQVLYSAGNVNVVSSKNRLYFVTPERFLTILDIETGKTLLRTSKWKVRESMGKSQDGKWFYAKTMNGELLRLPLNDKVELTEENLVSQSKVLDLKLGYEHNPAPILENNNKIYIGSRKGEVVIVDAEKFEIVKEIHLGSSSVNGFSIDDKGKVWTSLIEGGIYLLE from the coding sequence ATGAAATATCTGTATTCCAAAATTTTATTACTTTTTATAATCATATCCGGTTTTTCTCAAGAAATCAAAAAATCTGCTGATATCAAATTTGTGCAGCTTACTGATTTGCATGTTTCTGTTGGGAATGAAAATGATTTTTTATTGCAGAATATTGTAAAGGAAATCAATAATTCTACGAATGAATTTGTTGTGGTTACTGGTGATTTGACTAATCGCGGTGCTGATGATGAACTGAACCAAGTTCATTCTATTCTTTCGAGTTTAAAAATTCCCTATTATGTGATTTCTGGAAATCATGAAACGAATTGGAGTGAAAGTGCGGGCTTGACCTATAAAAAACTTTGGGGCGATGATCGATTTGTGTTTTCAAAGGGAGAGTATCTTTTTATAGGTTTTCCTTGTGGTCCTTATATGAAAATGGGGGATGGTTTTGTTAAATATGAAGACATTCTTTGGTTGGACAAAACAGTAAAAGACAGCATTAAAAGTGGGAATAAAAAGGTCTTGAATTTTGCTCACTATCCATTAGATAACAGTGTTAGTAATTATAAAGATGTGCTTTCTGTTTTGGCAAAATATCCTACTGTTGCTAGTTTTTGCGGTCATGGGCATACTTTGAAAAAATATGATTTCTCTGGCTTGAGTGGTATTATGGGAGCATCTATTACGTCACGAGATGGAAAAACTAAAAGTTATAACGAGGTAATTATCAGTAACGATAGTATTAGCATTTATCAGAAAGAGTTAGCAAAAGCAGGCGTTTTTAAATTTTCAGTTCCAACAAAACCTTCAAAAATTGAAATTGAAAAAGAGTCAGAAAAAGATTTTCCACCTTTTGTAAAAGACATTGCATCTGTTTACAGTGTTCCTTGTTTTGATAAAAAGAACATTTATTTTGCCAATTCTATTGGCGAAGTGCAATCGATGAGTTTAAAAAGTAAGACATTGAATTGGAAAACAGAGACAGGAAATTCGATTTATTTCGCACCAATAATTGTAAAAAATAATCTTGTTGTTGGCACAATAGAAGGAAATATTTTAGCATTTGATAAGCAATCGGGCAAACAAAAATGGAATGTTCCCGTTGGCGGCGTTTTGGTTGGTTCGCCAATTGTCAAAAATGATAAAATTTATACGGCGAGTTCAACAGCCTTTATTTGCATCGATGCAGTTAACGGAAAAATAATTTGGCAAAATAAATTGCCGTTGTCTTACTCACAAGGAATCCCTTTGATACAAGGTGATAAGATCATTTTTGGAGCATGGGATACCAATCTTTATTGTTTAAATATAAATACAGGTGAACTTATTTGGAAATGGAATAACGGAAATGATAAGCAAGTCTTGTACTCAGCAGGAAATGTAAATGTAGTTTCGTCTAAAAACCGACTTTATTTTGTCACTCCCGAACGCTTTTTGACAATTTTAGACATAGAAACAGGAAAAACTCTTTTGAGAACCTCAAAATGGAAAGTGAGAGAATCAATGGGGAAAAGCCAGGACGGAAAATGGTTTTATGCTAAAACAATGAATGGCGAACTTTTGAGATTACCGCTTAATGATAAGGTAGAATTAACCGAAGAAAATCTAGTGAGCCAAAGTAAAGTTTTGGATTTAAAACTTGGCTATGAGCATAATCCTGCGCCAATACTGGAAAATAATAATAAAATCTATATAGGAAGCCGCAAGGGAGAAGTTGTTATTGTAGATGCTGAAAAATTTGAAATTGTAAAAGAAATTCATTTGGGTAGTTCCAGCGTAAATGGATTTTCGATCGATGATAAAGGAAAAGTTTGGACATCACTTATTGAAGGCGGAATTTATTTGCTGGAGTAA
- a CDS encoding alpha/beta hydrolase — MKKIIYVTLLVFMFFSAKAAKVDTLDVFSVSMNKNIKTCVITPDSYKKSKKNFPVVYLLHGYSGNYATWVKSFKEVAQQADKYGFIVIGVDGNYSSWYFDSPIDPDFKYETYIIDELVPFIDKKYKTIASREGRAISGLSMGGHGALYLSFKHQDVFGAAGSMSGGVDFRPFPGNWDIKKRLGSITDFPENWDKNTVVNMLELVKSNKLNLIIDCGVDDFFIDVNRQLHEKMLALKINHDYIERPGKHNMEYWENSLKFQLLFFHDFFNNKVKTK; from the coding sequence ATGAAAAAAATAATCTATGTAACACTTCTCGTATTTATGTTTTTTTCTGCCAAAGCGGCTAAGGTTGATACTTTAGATGTTTTTAGCGTTTCGATGAATAAAAATATAAAAACCTGTGTGATAACGCCTGATAGTTATAAAAAAAGCAAGAAAAATTTCCCAGTTGTTTATCTGCTGCATGGGTATAGCGGAAATTACGCAACTTGGGTAAAAAGCTTTAAAGAGGTTGCTCAGCAAGCTGATAAGTATGGTTTTATAGTAATTGGTGTTGATGGAAATTATTCAAGCTGGTATTTTGATAGTCCGATTGATCCTGATTTTAAATATGAAACGTATATAATTGATGAATTAGTTCCTTTTATAGATAAAAAATACAAAACAATTGCAAGTCGGGAGGGAAGAGCCATATCAGGTCTTAGTATGGGCGGGCACGGAGCCTTGTATTTATCGTTCAAGCATCAGGACGTATTTGGAGCGGCAGGAAGTATGAGCGGTGGTGTCGATTTTCGTCCTTTTCCTGGAAACTGGGATATAAAAAAGCGTCTTGGTTCCATAACCGATTTTCCTGAAAATTGGGACAAAAATACAGTTGTCAATATGCTTGAATTGGTAAAAAGCAATAAACTAAATCTTATTATTGATTGTGGTGTTGACGATTTTTTTATTGATGTCAACAGACAGCTTCACGAGAAGATGCTGGCTTTAAAAATAAACCACGATTATATTGAACGCCCCGGAAAGCATAATATGGAATATTGGGAAAACTCCTTAAAGTTTCAATTGCTGTTTTTTCATGATTTTTTTAATAATAAAGTAAAGACAAAATAA